A genomic window from Paucibacter sp. KCTC 42545 includes:
- a CDS encoding 5'-nucleotidase, with translation MPANLDGQLVVAISSRALFDFEAENELFEAGDDRAYMALQQQRLDQPAKPGVAFSLVQKLLAFNQHDPLQPQVEVVVLSRNDPISGMRVFRSAAHYGLPIQRGVFTRGESPWRYLRPLKAHLFLSVNEADVRAALHAGVAAARVFPQSTHATTTHPDEVRIAFDGDAVLFSDEAEQVFQNQGLSAFQSHEIQHANRPLPAGPFKPVLEALQRLQQAPGSGMRLRTALVTARSAPAHERAIRTLMDWQIEVDEAMFLGGLAKGEFLREFEPDFFFDDQAGHIASAAAHVPSGHVAAGIANL, from the coding sequence ATGCCTGCCAATCTGGACGGACAGTTGGTCGTTGCCATTTCCTCCCGCGCCCTGTTCGACTTCGAAGCCGAGAACGAACTATTCGAAGCCGGCGATGACCGTGCCTATATGGCACTGCAACAGCAGCGGCTGGATCAACCGGCCAAGCCCGGCGTGGCGTTCTCGCTGGTGCAAAAGCTGCTGGCCTTCAATCAGCATGACCCGCTGCAACCGCAGGTGGAAGTGGTGGTGCTGTCGCGCAATGACCCGATCTCGGGCATGCGGGTGTTCCGCTCGGCCGCGCATTACGGCCTGCCGATTCAGCGCGGCGTGTTCACCCGCGGTGAGTCGCCTTGGCGCTATCTGCGGCCTTTGAAGGCGCATCTCTTCTTGTCGGTCAACGAGGCCGATGTGCGCGCCGCGCTGCATGCCGGTGTGGCCGCCGCGCGCGTGTTCCCGCAGTCCACCCACGCCACCACCACCCATCCCGACGAGGTGCGCATTGCCTTCGACGGCGACGCGGTGCTGTTCTCCGACGAAGCCGAGCAGGTGTTTCAAAACCAGGGCTTGTCGGCCTTTCAGTCGCATGAAATCCAGCATGCCAACCGCCCCTTGCCCGCCGGCCCCTTCAAGCCGGTGCTGGAGGCCTTGCAGCGCCTCCAGCAAGCGCCCGGCAGTGGCATGCGATTGCGCACCGCCCTGGTGACTGCCCGCAGCGCGCCCGCCCATGAGCGCGCGATTCGCACCCTGATGGATTGGCAGATCGAGGTCGATGAGGCCATGTTCCTCGGCGGCCTGGCCAAGGGCGAGTTCCTGCGCGAATTCGAGCCCGATTTCTTCTTTGACGACCAGGCCGGCCATATCGCCAGCGCCGCCGCGCATGTGCCTTCCGGCCATGTAGCCGCAGGCATCGCCAACCTCTGA
- a CDS encoding S41 family peptidase has translation MHPAPTLKAISLAALLCAGLPALAQPMQPTSTGIGFYRQPAVQGQQVVLVAEGDLWRVGLNGGRAERLTTHGGQETQPAISADGQWLAFVGQYDGPGDVYLMSMQGGVPKRLSWDGAAVRVWGFSAQGEILYTGPSQAGQPITQLYAIDPKTLQRRALPVGQASDGALSADGKTLYFTRNGLRGDNARQYRGGAIARLWVMDLNNQSEARPLLPEGANDRRPMPYKASDGRERIAFLSDRDGTVNLWSVDGQGQDLRQHSNFKGWDIRHASISEGRAVLAVGADLFSLDLSAAAAASQGSKLAIQLNGDFEQQRERWIKKPQDFLTHTTLAPNGERVLLASRGHLATQGVGALRRAEFLQPTDGRCRTAEFSADSAQVFALCDFSGEREIWRFAANGLSKPEQISHDAKAMRTGLLPSPDGRTLAHTDKEGRLYVTDFGDLKAGKGNAATKLIAQDKLDGSIDSLAWSPDGQALAFTLALRNGNRSQLMLYSLKDGSSHQLSSDRYDSESPTFSPDGKWLYFASRRHFAVSNSSGPWGDRNMGPYFDRRTKLYALALQPELRFPFAAKDELSPAEVKSDTKADSKADGKADAKPDAKADSKAKPALPAIHFAGLKDRLFEVPLPAGNYSKLSADAKRLWFLDSEGSGAERKLSLKALPIANLGENVETVSADMRSYALSADGKKLMLVRAPKPESTPEILLVDAAPKLPAELPKFQVRWSDWQIATEPKQEWRQMFADAWRMHRDYFYDKGMHGVDWQATRAKYEPLVARVTDRAELSELMGQMSSELGALHSQVGSPDLRSGPEVPGLAGLGAEFARSDKGLRIEKIYRSDPELPSEQAPLAEASLGLKVGDVITAVNGRPAAGVPHIAELLRGQAGKQVLLQVLSAEGKTLQRIVTPVDGGRETQLRYNDWRFSRAQAVAAASGGRIGYLHLRAMGSNDIADFVREFYAQTDREGLIIDVRFNGGGNIDSWILEKLLRRAWAFWQPRAPEGSPTYPNMQEAFQGQVAVLMNEETYSDGETFSEGFKRLGLGATIGKTTSGAGVWLSDQNRLLDNGIMRAAENGQITADGKFLIEGIGVKPEFEVDNPPRATFLGGDAQLDKAIELLKKAMADKPKLRVLPGDYPRPVKP, from the coding sequence ATGCATCCCGCTCCCACCCTCAAAGCCATTTCCCTGGCCGCGCTGCTTTGCGCCGGCTTGCCCGCGCTGGCGCAGCCAATGCAGCCCACCAGCACAGGCATCGGCTTCTATCGTCAACCCGCCGTGCAAGGCCAGCAAGTGGTGCTGGTGGCCGAAGGGGATTTGTGGCGGGTGGGCCTGAACGGCGGCCGCGCTGAGCGCCTGACCACCCATGGCGGCCAGGAAACCCAGCCCGCCATTTCTGCCGACGGGCAATGGCTGGCTTTTGTGGGCCAGTACGACGGCCCAGGCGATGTCTACCTGATGTCCATGCAAGGCGGCGTGCCCAAGCGCCTGAGCTGGGACGGCGCGGCCGTGCGCGTCTGGGGCTTCAGCGCCCAGGGCGAGATTCTGTACACCGGCCCCTCGCAAGCCGGCCAGCCGATCACGCAGCTCTACGCCATCGACCCCAAGACCCTGCAGCGCCGCGCCTTGCCGGTCGGCCAGGCCAGTGATGGCGCGCTCAGCGCCGATGGCAAGACGCTCTACTTCACCCGCAACGGCCTGCGCGGCGACAACGCCCGCCAGTACCGCGGCGGCGCCATCGCCCGCCTGTGGGTGATGGATTTGAACAACCAATCGGAAGCCCGCCCCCTGCTGCCCGAAGGCGCCAACGACCGCCGCCCCATGCCTTACAAGGCCAGCGATGGCCGCGAGCGCATCGCCTTTTTGTCTGACCGCGACGGCACGGTGAACCTGTGGTCGGTAGACGGCCAGGGTCAGGACTTGCGCCAGCACAGCAACTTCAAGGGCTGGGACATCCGCCACGCCTCGATCAGCGAAGGCCGCGCCGTACTGGCCGTCGGCGCCGATCTCTTCAGCCTGGACCTGAGTGCGGCAGCCGCCGCCAGCCAAGGCAGCAAGCTCGCAATTCAGCTGAACGGCGACTTTGAACAGCAGCGTGAGCGTTGGATCAAAAAGCCGCAAGACTTCTTGACCCACACCACCCTGGCGCCCAATGGCGAGCGCGTGCTGCTGGCCAGCCGCGGCCACCTGGCCACGCAAGGTGTGGGCGCCTTGCGCCGGGCCGAGTTCTTGCAGCCGACGGACGGCCGCTGCCGCACGGCCGAGTTCAGCGCCGACAGCGCCCAGGTCTTCGCCCTGTGCGACTTCAGCGGTGAGCGCGAGATCTGGCGCTTTGCCGCCAATGGCCTGAGCAAACCCGAGCAAATCAGCCACGACGCCAAGGCCATGCGCACCGGCCTGCTGCCCTCACCCGATGGCCGCACCCTGGCGCATACCGACAAAGAAGGGCGCCTCTATGTGACCGATTTCGGCGACTTGAAGGCCGGCAAAGGCAACGCGGCCACCAAGCTGATTGCGCAGGACAAGCTGGACGGCTCAATCGACAGCCTGGCCTGGTCGCCCGACGGCCAGGCCCTGGCCTTCACCCTGGCGCTGCGCAATGGCAATCGCTCGCAGCTGATGCTCTACAGCCTGAAGGACGGCAGCAGCCATCAGCTCAGCAGCGACCGCTACGACAGCGAGTCACCCACCTTCAGCCCCGATGGCAAATGGCTTTACTTCGCCTCGCGCCGCCACTTTGCCGTCAGCAATAGCAGCGGCCCTTGGGGCGACCGCAATATGGGCCCCTACTTCGACCGCCGCACCAAGCTCTACGCCCTGGCCTTGCAGCCCGAACTGCGCTTTCCCTTCGCCGCCAAGGATGAGCTGAGCCCGGCCGAGGTCAAGTCCGACACGAAGGCCGATAGCAAAGCAGACGGCAAGGCGGATGCCAAGCCAGATGCAAAAGCCGACAGCAAAGCCAAGCCCGCCCTGCCCGCCATTCATTTCGCAGGCCTGAAGGATCGCCTGTTTGAAGTGCCCCTGCCCGCTGGCAACTACAGCAAGCTGAGCGCCGACGCCAAGCGTCTGTGGTTCCTTGACAGCGAAGGCAGTGGCGCCGAGCGCAAGCTCAGCCTGAAGGCGCTGCCCATCGCCAACCTGGGCGAGAACGTCGAGACCGTTTCCGCCGATATGCGCAGTTATGCCCTCAGCGCCGATGGCAAGAAGCTGATGCTGGTGCGCGCGCCCAAGCCCGAGTCCACACCGGAGATTTTGCTGGTCGATGCGGCGCCTAAACTGCCGGCCGAGCTGCCCAAGTTCCAGGTCCGCTGGTCCGACTGGCAAATCGCCACCGAGCCCAAGCAAGAGTGGCGGCAGATGTTTGCCGATGCCTGGCGCATGCACCGCGACTATTTTTACGACAAGGGCATGCACGGCGTGGACTGGCAGGCCACGCGGGCCAAATACGAGCCCCTGGTGGCGCGCGTGACGGATCGCGCCGAGCTCAGCGAGCTGATGGGCCAGATGTCCAGCGAGCTGGGTGCCCTGCACAGCCAAGTCGGCAGCCCGGACCTGCGCAGCGGGCCTGAGGTGCCAGGTCTTGCCGGCCTGGGCGCTGAGTTCGCGCGCAGCGACAAAGGCCTGCGCATCGAGAAAATCTACCGCAGCGACCCCGAGCTGCCCAGCGAGCAAGCGCCGCTGGCCGAAGCCAGCCTGGGCCTCAAGGTGGGTGATGTGATCACCGCCGTCAACGGCCGCCCGGCCGCCGGCGTGCCGCACATCGCTGAATTGCTGCGCGGCCAAGCCGGCAAGCAGGTGCTGCTGCAAGTGTTGAGCGCCGAAGGCAAAACGCTGCAACGCATCGTCACCCCGGTGGACGGCGGGCGCGAAACCCAGTTGCGCTACAACGACTGGCGCTTCAGCCGCGCCCAGGCCGTGGCAGCCGCCTCGGGTGGCCGCATCGGCTATTTGCATTTGCGTGCCATGGGCAGCAATGACATTGCCGACTTCGTGCGCGAGTTCTACGCCCAGACCGATCGCGAAGGCCTGATCATCGACGTGCGCTTCAACGGCGGCGGCAATATCGACAGCTGGATTCTCGAAAAGCTGCTGCGCCGCGCCTGGGCCTTCTGGCAGCCCCGCGCGCCCGAAGGTTCGCCCACCTACCCGAATATGCAGGAGGCCTTTCAGGGCCAGGTGGCCGTGCTGATGAATGAGGAAACTTACTCCGACGGCGAAACTTTCTCGGAAGGCTTCAAGCGCCTGGGCCTGGGTGCCACCATCGGCAAGACCACCTCGGGCGCCGGCGTCTGGCTGTCGGACCAGAACCGCTTGCTGGACAACGGCATCATGCGTGCCGCCGAAAACGGCCAGATCACAGCAGATGGCAAGTTCCTGATCGAAGGCATTGGCGTCAAGCCGGAGTTCGAGGTGGACAACCCACCGCGCGCGACCTTCTTGGGCGGCGATGCCCAGTTGGACAAGGCCATTGAACTGCTCAAGAAAGCCATGGCCGACAAGCCTAAGCTGCGGGTCTTGCCCGGCGACTACCCGCGCCCAGTGAAGCCCTGA
- the tyrS gene encoding tyrosine--tRNA ligase → MAISLRGCEELLPQADWLQKLARSEATGTPLRIKLGLDPTAPDIHIGHTVVLNKMRQLQDLGHQVIFLIGDFTSMIGDPSGRNATRPPLTAEQIKANAETYYRQASLVLDPAKTEIRYNSEWSDPLGARGMIELAAKYTVARMMERDDFTKRFAAQTPISVHEFLYPLMQGYDSVALKSDIELGGTDQKFNLLMGRHLQQEYGQEPQCILTMPLLEGLDGVEKMSKSKNNYIALTEAPNSMFAKVLSISDTLMWKWFNLLSFKSMDEIAALKREVEGGRNPKDAKVMLAKEITARFHSAQAADAAEADFQNRAAGGIPDDIPELTLAGAPMGIGGLLKAAGLVASNGEGLRMVEQGGVKIDGVVISDKGLKVEAGTFVLQVGKRKFARVSLS, encoded by the coding sequence ATGGCCATTTCCCTGCGCGGATGCGAGGAGTTGCTGCCGCAAGCGGACTGGCTGCAGAAGTTGGCGCGCTCCGAGGCGACCGGCACGCCCTTGCGCATCAAGCTGGGTCTGGACCCAACAGCCCCCGACATCCACATCGGCCACACCGTGGTGCTCAACAAGATGCGCCAGTTGCAGGACCTGGGCCATCAGGTGATTTTTCTGATCGGCGACTTCACCTCCATGATCGGCGACCCGTCGGGCCGCAACGCCACCCGCCCGCCGCTGACGGCCGAGCAGATCAAGGCCAATGCCGAGACTTACTACCGCCAAGCCAGCTTGGTGCTGGACCCGGCCAAGACCGAGATTCGCTACAACTCCGAGTGGAGCGACCCACTGGGCGCGCGCGGCATGATCGAGTTGGCGGCCAAGTACACCGTGGCCCGCATGATGGAGCGCGACGACTTCACCAAGCGCTTCGCCGCACAAACGCCGATCTCGGTGCATGAGTTCTTGTACCCGCTGATGCAGGGCTATGACTCGGTGGCCTTGAAGAGCGATATTGAGCTTGGTGGCACCGACCAGAAGTTCAATCTCTTGATGGGCCGCCATCTGCAGCAGGAATATGGCCAGGAGCCGCAGTGCATCTTGACCATGCCGCTGCTGGAAGGCCTGGACGGCGTCGAGAAGATGAGCAAGTCCAAGAACAACTACATCGCCTTGACTGAGGCGCCCAACAGCATGTTCGCCAAGGTCTTGTCGATCAGCGACACCTTGATGTGGAAGTGGTTCAACTTGCTCAGCTTCAAGAGCATGGATGAAATCGCCGCGCTCAAGCGCGAGGTTGAGGGCGGCCGCAACCCCAAGGATGCCAAGGTCATGCTGGCCAAGGAAATCACGGCACGCTTCCACAGCGCCCAAGCGGCCGACGCGGCCGAGGCCGACTTCCAGAATCGTGCCGCTGGCGGTATTCCTGACGACATCCCTGAGCTGACACTGGCTGGCGCGCCGATGGGCATTGGCGGTTTGCTGAAGGCTGCTGGCCTGGTGGCGTCTAACGGCGAAGGTCTGCGCATGGTGGAGCAGGGCGGCGTCAAGATTGACGGCGTGGTGATCAGCGACAAGGGGCTCAAGGTCGAGGCCGGCACCTTTGTGCTGCAAGTCGGCAAGCGCAAGTTTGCGCGCGTTAGCCTGAGCTGA